The following are encoded together in the Bacillus cereus group sp. RP43 genome:
- the ctsR gene encoding transcriptional regulator CtsR has translation MRNISDIIEKYLKQVIDLSNNNVIEIKRNEIADRFDCVPSQINYVINTRFTLERGFVVESKRGGGGYIRIIKVKLHDDIDIIDQMLHMIDHSVAQGNAESMIIRLIEEGIITNREAKLMLSVLDRSVLLMDVPSRDELRARILCAMLRTLKYK, from the coding sequence ATGAGAAATATATCTGATATCATTGAGAAATATCTAAAGCAAGTTATTGACTTAAGCAATAATAATGTGATTGAAATCAAGAGGAATGAGATCGCTGATCGATTCGATTGTGTGCCGTCTCAAATCAACTATGTAATCAATACCCGTTTTACGCTAGAAAGAGGATTTGTAGTAGAAAGTAAACGAGGTGGAGGGGGTTACATTCGCATTATAAAAGTCAAATTGCATGACGATATAGACATTATTGATCAAATGCTTCATATGATTGATCATAGTGTTGCGCAAGGAAATGCAGAAAGCATGATTATACGTTTAATAGAAGAGGGTATTATAACAAATCGTGAAGCTAAACTTATGCTAAGCGTACTAGATCGTTCTGTATTATTAATGGATGTTCCTTCTCGAGATGAACTTAGGGCTCGAATATTATGCGCAATGTTAAGAACACTGAAATATAAATAA
- a CDS encoding UvrB/UvrC motif-containing protein, with the protein MTCQNCNIRPATLHYTKVINGKKAEVHLCEQCAEQSGYTSFFQSPQSNFSFHDLLAGLLHSEPAMFEEGQDAFSNTSISRCPNCKMTYEQFTKVGRFGCASCYDTFKGHLKPLLKRLHGGHTEHCGKIPERIEGNIYLKKELDELKLNLKQYVQKEEFEKAAEVRDEIRGLENQLSEHREGE; encoded by the coding sequence ATGACTTGTCAAAACTGTAATATAAGACCAGCAACTTTACATTATACAAAAGTAATCAACGGAAAAAAGGCGGAAGTTCATCTTTGCGAGCAATGTGCAGAACAAAGTGGCTATACGTCTTTCTTTCAATCACCGCAGTCTAATTTTTCATTCCATGACCTATTAGCCGGATTATTGCATAGTGAACCAGCGATGTTTGAAGAAGGGCAAGATGCATTTTCAAATACAAGTATATCAAGATGTCCGAATTGTAAGATGACATATGAACAATTTACAAAAGTGGGACGCTTTGGATGTGCTTCTTGTTACGATACATTTAAGGGGCATTTAAAACCATTGTTAAAACGTCTTCACGGTGGGCATACAGAACATTGTGGGAAAATTCCTGAACGTATAGAAGGAAATATCTACTTAAAGAAAGAATTAGATGAACTAAAACTCAATCTGAAACAATATGTACAGAAAGAGGAATTTGAGAAAGCGGCTGAAGTACGAGATGAAATTCGAGGTCTTGAAAATCAGCTTAGTGAGCATAGAGAGGGGGAATAG
- a CDS encoding protein arginine kinase, with the protein MSLDRIMNEAISPWMKGDGPDSDIVLSSRIRLARNFKKYQFSTMQNEEEAKQIHELFKKKFINKPVEPFGAFELLKMNELNPLQRRVLVEKHLISPNLAGTEYGACLLSESEHISIMLNEEDHVRIQCLFSGLQLSEALQSANQIDNWIEEQVEYAFDESLGYITSCPTNVGTGLRASVMIHLPGLVLTKRINRIIQVIQKLGLVVRGIYGEGSEALGNIFQVSNQMTLGKSEEDIIADLKSVIQQIIHQEKMARELIVQNSSIELEDKVYRSYGILANSRLIQSAEAATCLSDVRLGIDLGYIQGISRNILTELMVLTQPGILQQYAGGPLGPEERDYRRATLIRERLRIEQN; encoded by the coding sequence ATGTCACTGGACAGAATTATGAATGAAGCGATTAGTCCATGGATGAAGGGGGATGGCCCTGATTCTGATATTGTTTTAAGTAGTCGAATTCGTTTGGCTCGTAATTTTAAAAAATATCAATTCTCTACTATGCAAAACGAGGAAGAAGCTAAACAGATTCATGAGTTATTTAAGAAGAAGTTTATAAATAAACCTGTAGAACCTTTTGGGGCGTTTGAACTATTAAAAATGAATGAATTAAATCCTCTTCAAAGGAGAGTTTTAGTTGAGAAGCATTTAATTAGTCCAAATCTTGCAGGAACAGAATACGGAGCATGCCTACTATCAGAAAGTGAACATATAAGTATCATGCTTAATGAAGAGGATCATGTTAGGATTCAGTGCCTATTTTCAGGTTTGCAGTTATCAGAGGCGCTTCAAAGTGCCAATCAAATAGATAATTGGATCGAGGAACAGGTTGAATATGCTTTTGATGAATCGCTTGGATATATTACGAGTTGCCCCACTAACGTTGGTACAGGATTAAGGGCTTCGGTAATGATTCATTTGCCGGGACTGGTTTTAACGAAAAGAATTAACCGTATTATACAAGTAATTCAAAAATTAGGGTTAGTAGTAAGAGGAATATACGGTGAAGGTAGCGAAGCGTTAGGTAATATATTTCAAGTGTCAAATCAAATGACACTAGGGAAATCAGAAGAAGATATTATTGCAGATTTAAAGAGTGTCATTCAACAAATCATTCATCAAGAAAAAATGGCTAGAGAATTAATTGTACAAAATTCAAGTATTGAGCTTGAAGATAAAGTATATCGTTCTTACGGAATACTAGCTAACAGTCGTTTAATTCAATCTGCAGAAGCAGCCACTTGCTTATCAGATGTACGACTTGGTATTGACTTAGGATATATACAAGGTATATCGAGAAATATTTTAACTGAGTTAATGGTTCTTACTCAGCCGGGCATTTTGCAACAATATGCAGGAGGACCTCTAGGACCAGAAGAAAGAGATTATCGAAGAGCAACCTTAATCCGTGAGCGATTACGAATTGAACA